One part of the Vicia villosa cultivar HV-30 ecotype Madison, WI linkage group LG6, Vvil1.0, whole genome shotgun sequence genome encodes these proteins:
- the LOC131613751 gene encoding uncharacterized protein LOC131613751, whose protein sequence is MASDATVSSITVIMNQDLVKLDRFDGTNYTIWQDKMTFLLTALKVHYVLDPDLTPIPEPTDDDSEEVKKECKKHKEDELLCRGHILNTLFDRLYDLYTDNPSAVEIWKALEFKFKAEKEDAKPILPQVHELQVLLPLSWKGYRKKLLHSFEEFSLEKIQKHLRIEEESKAKEKSESAGLSKANAVTNKERKKHDGNKRHLGPKKEHNKFKNPGGQKGPKNGCFMLEITGTTNQKMRSMLFMQMMT, encoded by the exons atggcttccgacgCTACAGTTTCAAGCATCACAGTTATTATGAACCAGGATCTTGTCAAATTGGATCGTTTTGATGGAACTAACTACACCATATGGCAAGACAAGATGACATTCCTTCTGACTGCCCTGAAGGTTCACTATGTCTTAGATCCTGACTTAACGCCAATTCCAGAACCAACAGATGATGATTCTGAAGAAGTTAAGAAGGAATGCAAGAAACATAAGGAGGACGAACTATTGTGTCGTGGACATATCCTAAATACATTATTTGATCGTCTCTACGACCTCTATACGGATAATCCCTCCGCAGTTGAGATATGGAAAGCCCTCGAGTTTAAGTTCAAGGCCGAAAAAGAAG ACGCCAAACCCATTCTTCCCCAAGTGCACGAATTGCAAGTTCTG TTGCCACTTTCGTGgaaaggctatagaaagaaattgTTGCACAGTTTTGAGGAATTTTCCTTGGAGAAAATCCAGAAACATCTTCGAATCGAGGAGGAatcaaaggcaaaggaaaaatCAGAATCTGCGGGTCTTTCCAAAGCCAATGCTGTGACcaacaaggaaagaaagaagCATGATGGCAACAAACGTCATCTAGGACCAAAAAAGGAACACAACAAGTTCAAGAATCCTGGGGGTCAAAAGGGTCCAAAGAACGGATGCTTTATGCTCGAGATTACAggcacaacaaatcaaaaaatgagatCAATGTTGTTCATGCAAATGATGACATAA